Sequence from the Cucumis sativus cultivar 9930 chromosome 1, Cucumber_9930_V3, whole genome shotgun sequence genome:
ATGTCAATGTATAAACTAATTTCCAAAAGACAGATGCCAATGTATAAACTAATTTCCATAAAAACCTCCTTAGTATCTCTCCTAGGGCTAGATAAGCCAAGTCCAGAAGAGACTTGAAACTAGCAAGCtaatttagttcttttaattCATTGTTTCCTATACATCATAAACTATGTGTTCAAACCAACAAACAAACAGACAAGGGCAAAAAAGTaggaaattttcaaattatagaGATAGAAAAACCTGATCAGAAATTTACTgtgtatattatattatatataggcCTTCATTCATTGAAATGGCTATGTCAACGAccactaaaaagaaaaacttcaagaaacagaagaagaattatCTTGATAATGCACAACGCAAATCCACATAGAATTCCTCACTCTTCAACTATAGTAAACGGATACAGTTTCATAGAAAGGGGAAGGTGGAAGAAAATCTGTACAAATGTAAAGAACTGGTTGAACTTTGAGAGTTTAGACAGGGGGTATGTTGGAGAAGGAGAAACCCTTGTAACCCTTATAAGCATAATAGGCAATCCTTGTGTAATAGAAGCCTGGAATAAACAGGAGACCTCCCAACAACGAGAAAAACACCCctgaaattatttgaagaacaaaaccaaaaattaaCCCTCGAACGAACTAGGGCAAAATTGGAGGAAGAacaggaaaaaataataaaggaaaaagaagagtacCGTGAACACGATCACCACCGACCCGATTACTGGCCATGAAGGCACCAACAATGATTCCAATCATGCCAAAAACGAGAAGAGAAACGGCAAGAGCGATCTCTTTGATAGGAGGGCGATTATTGACGGTGAATGGAGAATCCATCATAATGTCTTCATCTGTTATGGAAAACGCATGATCCACATACGCCATTTCTGGGAGAAGAAGGGGTTGGAGGTTGGATCTGTAGAAAAAGAGTGTCGGAATTGGGTGAAGGAAAGGGAGGTGGAGGTagtggcggcggcggcggcaaTGCGACGGTGGAAATACGATAATTGAAGCAAAGAGAAGGGAAAAGCTCTCTGCCTGATTTTGACTCTGAGCGAAGGATTGAGTGAGAAGAAAGGCAAAAACTTCCACGTCAGCGTGtaaggaaattaaaaacatttaaagtcttaattaatgaattatttaattatattcaaacaaaaggaatattaaattgaagtttaagataatccatttgtttttgtttaattaatatttgatccGTTCAATAGATTGCTCATTGTTTTGGAAAAGGTCTTATTTAGATAACGTTAATCAACCAGTTTATGATGATAATTCCATttcaattaacaaaattatattacaataatacaatctttaaaaaaataaagaagaattctaaaagaaagagaCCCCAAGTCAATGAAGCCCAATTGATTAACCCAGCCTTAGAGGCCCACAAATCAAGAGGCCCAAACCTATACCTTTGTAACCCaacccaaaacttcaaaatcagAGGTGTTTGTGTTTGGTTCCATCCTTGGTTTTGGCCAAAATCAAACCAATCTTTCATGAGAAGACTAGAAAGTTGAAGGATATTTTCATGTGCTCTCTTAATGTTAATGGTTATGAAACTATAGGAGGTTGATGGGGTTTTGCTATGGTATAACTAATCAGAAAGTATATGTCATACTAAAGACGATCATATGTGCCTTTGCTTTGTCTTTTAATTGATTTGCTTTGAAacgatcatttttctttataagaaaagtagagttttattattattattattaatttgggtAGTACTCCATTCTTATCACATTTCAATCTGTATTGTATTGGTCATTCAGAGTTTTCTTGTCTACTTTTCTCATCGATTTGACATctcacacacatacatatggAAAGTTGTTCtccaatttttagtttaattatattttcagaACTAGccatattttcattctttatatatacataccttTGGATAttcatactttttattttttttctcagaAAATAAGGTATATATGTTTGTTGATTAATCTGGTGGGGTTGGCCTGTTTTCTACTATTAATTTGTAGCcttgaattttagaaattttatttcattataacttttttctaatGATTCTATCAATTTAcatgtttctttaatttttattttttgtttgaccaTTCTTGTATTGTATTGTGTGAATCTTATGATTCATTTAAACCCATTAAActctttaaattatattttaaactatgaAACTAaggaaaaccaaaaaataataaagaaaaccgTATAATAAACGAGAAACtagaaataattatgaaacGAATTACAATAATCATAAATAGTTGTGGACTTCCTAAGATTTAGGCACAATCaattcaaagaagaaaagcaagagaagcaaaacaaaaggaaTTATATTTCCATTGTGTGACAATCACAAACACATATATACTTTGACAACTAAGTTAAGAAGGCATTAAGATCCTTATTAAACCTATTATTAAAGATAACTTAACTCGAAACcctttaaattaatattacgACTTGGTTTTCAAAAGTCCACTTTGGACAAATCAAAGTTTGAagtagtttcttttttcaatttctaagtGTTATATGTTATAGTATAAGTTTAAGTAATCAACACTGAAACATTTAAACAATTCAGTTCTTGATTCTCTTGGTTGAACTGTTTTCATATTGGAATATTGTTCAAACATTgatgataatattttagaaaaataatactataaaatgacatttattaatttttaagttcaTAATCCTAAAGACCAAAATCCCAAAAGAATATAGGCATGGGGAACacaattatacaaaataaattacagAAACTTTCACTCCCAAGAtttggggaagaagaagaagacatgaatatatagtaattattagatcatttcattttcttttcttttcttttcttttctctctctaaatttgtttctaaatatatCCCAATTGtgttttttccctttaaacttaattattataaataataacaatatatttagtttcaaatatttgtcaatttttaaCAGTGAAGAAGAGCAGTTAACCCTCACATGCTGACACCCAACTTCCAGCTTGGTTTTAGTTAGCTTTTCCTTTAATCAatgttaaaagagaaaagaaaagggatcTATACCCTTTTTAAAAGCCTAATAAAGCTCTAACTCTTAACTCAACATAAACTCTGATAATTCACCcacaatttataataatccTTGGAATCTCTAACtccaaatatttgaaagaaagaaaaaaaaaacaaagttagctaaaacataattcaataattgaacTAATTAGAATTTCTAATAATCTTTGGATCCATAAGAAttatgtgaaaaataaaaacacaatcACACAATATATAAGCAAAAAGATGAATATGATTTGgcaaaatacataaatatatatagtcttAATTACATTGAAACTAAcacaaagggaaaaaaaaggtcTTGACCAAAACAAAGTTACAAACTTGAAAGggaataaaatatatagtcTAGAGAGGAAGAGATAATGAATTAGAAATACAATGGTTGTTTTCATGAATTTGTTCATTTATACACATACCCAcgttaaaatcaataattattaaaaagaaaaagaaaagaagaattagtGAATGGGTTTGATTTTCTTGGAAGGAATATGGAACTGAAAATATACAGAATTGAGATCTTGTGGAGCTTCAAAGAATGGAGGAGGCAGAAAGTTCAATTTCCTTCGAGGGGGACGGGGTTTCTTTGGCGCCGGTGGACAGATGATGGCGGGCTTCAGGCgggcggcggcggcggtggGAGTGAGACATTCTTCTTCCTGATCTTCTTGCTGTTGTTGTTCTGTTTTATGTTTGGGGATGATGAATTGAAGGGAGGATAATGGTGTAAGTGGGGAGAATTCATCTAGAATTTCCATACCCATATTTTTGTAAGTTTGGAGGAGAAATATTGAATggaaattgaataataataataatgggtAAAGTTGATGAGAAGGGGAATTGAAATGGTgatgaaagagagaagagaaaagagagagagagggatgGATAGAGATATATGTGAGGGAGAGAACATGGGGTGGGGACTATCATCAATTCAAATAGTGTTTTATTTCAGTGGGGCTAACCCTAGGAGAGAAACACTTCACTCTTTGTTTGGAAGTGAGGTTACTAAATGTAtcttgacttttttttcagttaaaagtgaaaacaataataacaatttagcAATATTCTCATCCTACGTCATCTAATTTAACAACATATAACATATACAGAGATCACTACATATATATCAAGATCATGTTTCAATTACATTGATACATCTCCATCAACTCTCCACTTTCATTGCTAATCTCAAGTACTCTTACGGTTTTTTTTCAACCATGATTTagcttcaattttcttattatacattaaaaagaaatttacagTGATACATTTCTTAACCTGGTATCCaaacaaatatacatatatatatatatatattctgtTGAACAGTTCACTGTACAAACtaggttgaagaagaaaagagggtGAAAGAAATGAGAAGGAAGAGTCAAAGGGGaacaaaaagataagaaaggagaaatataatatatatgtgtggaAGGCTAAAGATCAGTAGATGAAATAATATGGGAAGGAACAAAGCCAAAGAGCAGCCTTTAAACTCACTGACAAACAGTAAATGAAGGGTTGTTCATCTTCTTGTCTCCATTATACTTTAACTCACTTACACACACTCAAAtctatatgtgtatatatatatatcccatCTTCTacttccttctttttcactctacttttatataatttcCTTCTCTTTGGCTTCACtcttaaaaacatttatttttctttctcatactttattatttgttttttcatttatgtaaaaaGTTGATGATTTTTGTCCACTTCAAAAGTGGAAGATTGGGTAATAGGTGTGGGAGAGATGCCCTCctctttgttttctagttATGTTTTGGCTTTATTCCTCTTTTCAGGGGAAAAGGTGaatgaaataataagaaaacacACACACTCACACATTTGGTCAATTTAGCAACTCActctctcttcttcaacaaatctatcaatttcactattattttcattatattcatccattactttctaATTCTTCTAACAAATATCTCGTTTCTATCTTTGATCATAGATCATAGTTATATGTACGGTAACTtcattaatgtttaattataattagagtAAACTAATTtaggtaaaattaaaaaaaaaaaaaactaatacaCTAGTGATGCATAGCCATCCAAGCACATGATCTCAACTTAGGTGAAAAACCACCTCACACAATcacttaaaaacaaataatattaatgtatAAAATTAAGATGATTATAGCATGTCGTCgtgtattgtatatatttatattcatttgaATGTTTGCatatatttctcaaatatttCCAAAGCTAGCTACATATAGAGTGGAACTATAGCCACTCACAAGTCTATCCAACCACACTCTACAACATTTAATTATAACCACACCGCACAACTATATAATCTATAAATTTTAGGAATAGTTTGGCATGTGCTTAACAAAACTAAACTTACTTTGGTGACCaataaatcaagaagagtGATAGTTTGGTggaaatttattataatgtaaattAGTTAGCACATGTATGTTTTTAGAATATCTCTAGtataaaaagtttacaaaattagtcaaaattaaatttgattaatttatttaacctTCACTAgtgttatataattttgagatCTTGGTtaagtatttaataaaaatcacgagaacttaattaattagggaCCACGAGCTATTGGAAGAACAACacatgatgatgatgatgatgatcttTGCTTAGAATGtcttaaacaaacaaattaaaattaaattaaagtgtagtttgtttctttgattAAAAAGGGGATTATTgcctaattaattaagatccAACTCAGTTAATCTAATAATTAAGCAAACACTTTGCAGACAAAAGCTGCCTTAGGATAACATGCTTTCATATGAGctttgtttagttttgttataacaaaaattattaaaagtaatgaaaaagaagagaaagtatatatacaaacaaagaagaaaagtctaaataattaattactacaCAATTACTTAtcgttttctttaaaattgaagtCTAAATGAAATGAACCGACATAGTGTCTTGATGTCATATGCACATTAGATTCATGAGAAGAATATTAGActtagaaaaaagtaaaataatttaaaccatatatattatatatatatatatatacccatCATTTATGAGAGTTGGAAACTTATGTACTATTTTGTAActatatgagtttttttatgttttatctatatatactATAGAGATTGAAGGGAGTtttgaaaactgaaaaattgaaaaactaaaataaaagcaaagtTGGTAGATTTGGTAATTATTTGGGCTCCTTTACTAAAccatatgatttttaaaattagatatgtGAATTCCTTTTGGACTTTTAAGCTTTTGAGATATATTTCACCGGcgagtttgcaaaaatagcaaaacaatttatgataatagagctcGTGTCacttacttttttaaaattataaatttaaaagcagatTACCGTCATATTtgctaaatttacaatatgCAAAACAAATGTGCTATGAGctgctttttttaaaaaaaaaattgtcatgtAATACAATTTCTTGAACTATATGTAGTTTTTAAGAATACAACTCTTTTTGTTAAAACACAATATGAACCATGgtaagaaattgagaaaaaaaatatacggTTTTCAAGAATCgaaaaccaaaaaaccaaaaacagaaTGGCTAGACGTGTTTGGTAACGAGATTTTTGGTTTCTGACTTTTGGAAATTAGTTCTACAAAATCTCTCTTCACCTCTAAATTTCTTGCTTTGATATCTACATTTTATTGGttcatgttttaaaaaacaaagtcaaaatttaaaaactaaaaataaggatatatagttttaaaaaatttgtttttgattttagaatttgactaagaatACAATAAGTCTACATAAGATTGACACAAACCAtagtaagaaaattaaatgaaagtaaaTAGGGTTGATCTAAAATAACGAAATAATTACCAAATCggatttgatattttgtttttgacatTCTACTATAGTTTTCTAAGAACTCCTTCTCGTCAATTTTAGCTAAAAAATTAACTCTTTATTACCATATATCGTTAGGTTTTAAAAGCTCGTATTTCTTAGATTTtgactaaaaattcaaaaatttaaaagatataaaaccGTTAGAAAAAAacgacaaaaagaaaatattaagcgctgttttgaaaagtcaaataGTTATCAATAAAATGGATTGTTCCATAAATAATATGTCTTGGATAAATTCTTCATTATTGGTGGCAGAAAAACCCTACATGATTGTGGTTTTGAGgaattgttgttgttgttttttcttttctttttctccaatcaaatatatgttttcaGATCTTCGTCTCTAAAACTCACctcctcttccttttctctcaATAATCACCTTAGGGTTTTCTGATCATAcccctaatatatatatagagagacaTTGATTAACATAAATTAGGGTTAAAGTTGAGTTATAAACTTCTCACAGCAAGTCAAATTCAGATCTTGAGAAGCTAGCAGAAAGGCttgaaggttttttttcttttcttttctttgttttgatcttTATGTCCAATGTAATTTAAAGGGCAGAAGTTAATATGTCAACACAGTAACATAATTgataataatgtttttcttcaagTCTTTCTCAAAGATAAGAATCCTATGTGTGATTGAAAGAGAtagaaactaattaaattaacaataacaataataatatgaagagggaaaataaataaataaataaacaaacccTAGTGGGCCAAACccaaaggaaaaattaaacaaacacacacacatacaagTACACAAATACATGCAATTTTAATAGACAAACATTATGTTGAATAGAAAGATATATGAAGAGAGAGTGTGTTGAGGGAGACCCTTAAAGCATCCTATGAAAAACTTgtctatttcaaaattaaaactctttcttttctcttttctcttttctctttagagttttttcattaaaatctCTACCTATTTAagtcataatttaaaaagaaaaaaaaatggtgggTTTGTTGTTTAGCCAAAACTCATCACATGGGGTTTCCCACTCtgcttttgtcatttttaatgCCTAAATTTTAGATTGGTCTCTCGTATTCTTCTATATAACATCTAAAAAACACGACTTATCAAAACCCTAACCTAAATCTAACACTTTTTTATCTCagctaaaaaatatatatgtgaaatACATTGTCTTTAACTCTATATAAATCTTTTTTCATcacaaagaaaaggaatattatatttaatatatatcaagttTTGTTATGTGATaacttattaaatatatattgacatTTTATAGTTATatccataaaaataaaattttgatatcaataCCAATATtgacattaatattttaatccttACTTATAATTGGACTTCTTAGCATAGGTGAGATTTGAAAGGAATATATTTActaaaacgaaaaaaaaaaaaaccattatgAATGATTGCATTGAGTAATGGTTGTgagtgggttttttttttatttcaaattttggccggtaatatgttattaatcatttcttttttttgaaattatacatacatacatacatatatatatatatatatatgaatgaatgGAAATAATTAGTACTTTGAAGGCAAAAATTAATGGAACTAATCAAATGACATCAACTTTTTGTCGGGTGTGGGTCATTTAGCtaaatggatatatatatatatatatatatatatatatatatatatatatatatatattatatatatatatatatatatatatatttattttgattactttaattatatatgtaggaaatattgtgtgtgtgtgtgtattaaGAAAAtccataacatttttttaattacaattatttaaGAAAGTATGTATTGTACATTACCTTGTCCATTCACTTCTAATGTAACTAAACattgtaatataattatatatatgtgtgtaatATACTAAATCCAAAAGtttcctcttttcctttcaagCCCATTGACAATATTGACtagacttttaaatttgttaatgttgcaatttaaaaaatatagttacaTTAATCttaatagaataattttttttctattttggcaaccctttattttatcaattttctctcttttttttttttttttttttgaaagaaatcaaaagaatGGGCCAAACTATTAACGGGTATTAAAgtccaaacaaaaattattggGCCAGTACAAACCTTCATGGGCTCAATACATTTTTAACCCCAACAAGGCATGGTTAGTCGGCCCTTTTGCTCTCTCGTTTGGTGAAATATTGTACCTATTACCTCCATCCTCTATGCTTCTCAgctacaaatataatatatacatataaagtCAATGgtagaaaatacaaattatatctaaaaatgaaaactttaggaaatatttaattatattccaCACGGTTTTATTGAGATGTAGCCAAGAATCTGCCAATGGCCCACAAACAATCAAGAAAGTCACTTCTTTTTAggcttttttaaaaagaaaaatgagaaatcaattttctaattattatttttagcaATTTGATTacctatttaattatttccatAGTTCCAAATCTCATGTAACCGTTTTTATAATCTCCCTTCAATTTACAGAGTCAGTGGATGAAACCTACACAAGTAgtatttcttcaaattattttttagtacatGTATAAAGtggtcttttttttcaaataaaaaagatataacattttgtttttgtgataGACGAAACTAAGTGTGtctttgaattgattttatgAGTGCTCGTTGTTGGAACCAAATGGTAATCGTTGTTGTGTCTTGAGAAATTTGTggttttaaaagtaaaaattgatGCGACATTTGTGCTAAATTGTATATGTCGGTTGCGGTTGCGGATGCTTTCAAAGTTAGCTCAAATGCATACTCTACTTGCTAGAGAAAGGAATGAAATGgatgaatgaaaataaatttgtgtaTCAATTTGTCGGAGATTATTTTAGACctaaaattaatgtttataaatattaagaaaCTCAGTTTAAAGAGGTATAtgttatacaaaaaaaaaccagttttaaaaatttgctTTCCAATTTTAATGATCGATTTTGCTAAACTTATTTGGTAAAACTATTAACATGTAAATaagtcaacaaaatttatgaaataataagttttaaaatgaattaaatattgaataatgGTGGACATAGATTTTCTGTTTTCATCTTTGTAAGTTAATCTCAAAGATTTATTggaatgattatttttttgcCATAACACACGCtagaaaattggaaattcCTTGAACAAAGTAGGGTTCTTAACAAATTAGAGatgtaattaatgaaaaaggtAAAGAGAGAAGCAcacaaatttttctttttaataaacttaGAGGACTCCATCGACCAAATCTATTGATCTATCAGTATACGCACAGCTCATatgaaaataacataaaacttATACTATTGGGTCAAGATTAGAGTAAGAGTTGAATCTTCCACCTTATATACGGccaatatttgttttcaattattatctTTAGAATTATGTTATCTTTGTGATTGAACTATtgcaaaagtatatatatatatatatgtatttaaagATGCATGCAACATGCAAgcaaatttgtatttttcttttgctagCTAATGACTGATTTACcctttaagaaagaaaaaaaagtccaaTAGTGGAGGAAAAATTATAAAGCCATTATCATGGAATTTCTAtagtatattaattaaaagtataacattttttgtttttttattaaataaaaataaaaaaataaaagtaaaaaagtcCAACCATGTGGGACCCTCATATTGTTTGGTCAAATTAGCTttcaagaatatatatatatatattatataatataatacatttaacaaaattacatGGATACCCTTCCACCTCGTTGTTCCATCACGAGAGATTCCGAACGTGGCTTTGACTTGGACCTACGCGATTGCTTCCCTCAACTCCGAGGCTACTTTTGACTTTAcacttttcattctttttttcatattactcTAGCTAGAGTCACCAGGTATCTTCATGAAACTGCGTCACAGCCCAATGGGTAAAGGCCTTTCATTCCTCcacactttttcttttcttttcttttttcaactcTTTTGGGAAACGCCGTCGGTGACCGTAGGGTGCGGGTGACGGTGATCCCCCTCGTATGTTACGAGAAGCATCGCCGGATCGTCACGAGctctttctaccttttttcTCGCCGGACATCCTTTCACGCTGCTACATCTGTAATACCCTCTGCCAGATTCAAagtaaataacattaattcaTTATCCTCACTATTTGACTTTGATTCATTACTTCTCTCTCTATCAATCTCTCTACCatttactttcaatttcatcgtaacaataaattagaaaaatattcatatttgacCAATTCTTTTCggaattaattatttcaatttggtattttttttttagcgtTTATTTGATCAAAGATAATACTAAAATTGAGGAATTACCTAGGATAAGGTGAGCCTTTGATGGGTTTTTGGCCGTACTTTCTCCATGAGTATTCATCGGAGGGTATATCAGCGATCTTAGAACTGATCGCCGGGACTTTTACCGTTTTCTTCATTCCAGATTTCCTgaacaaattcaatttcaatttcaaattaattaacaaaatccCAAATCAAAtcccaaacaaaaaagaaaaatcaagaatcTCCAATCAATACCTTCGCTTGGCACAGTGACAGAGCTTCGAATTAGGAACCTTACAACCAAATCCAGATACATCGTGACACTTGCTCTTCATCGCCAACGGCGGTTTACCGGCGTTGGCCGGCGGCGTTGCATAGACAGACAGATCAAGCTTACCGTTAGAAACACTACCGTCGCCGGTGACCGTAGACACAAAGGAAGAGGTAGTAGTGGAATCTCTAGACTCAGGGACTTTCGAAACAGGGGAGAAATTAAGTTTAGAGAAATGGGTTTTCTGAGGCGGATCGAGGGAATTCAGAACGGGATTTGGAGAATCGGAAGGTCCACGGCGGAAACGAGCGTGGCCGGTTCGGTTTAAGAGGGAAATCAACCGTTTAAATTTGGAGACGGTGAAATCGGTGAGAAGAGAAGAATTGAGATCGATGTTATTAGGAGATTCAgagtggtggtggtggtggtggtggtgttGTTTGGATAAGAGATGGATTAGATGATTCATGCTTTGTAAACCCGCAGTGGCGGCTTCTTCAATGGCTGTTTGATCGTCGAAGAAGGCCGGAAAAGCTGCTAGATCGACGGCCATGGatttggagaagaagattGGAATGTGAGAGAGAAATGTAATTTAGGGAAGAAAGAGTAAAGGGAAGGAGAGATTTATAAAAGAGAGTGgtgaggaaaaaagaaagtcaaTGCAATTTTGGTCAACTCATATTGCCTtccataaataatttttcttcttctttatttattttaaattcccaaatagtttaattaaagttttgtttgttttactgGCAGAGAGTGGAAGACagagaagataaaaagaatatatacataattcctataattgttttcttaatttcaaaattctttactttaaaataaaattatgaaataaaaaacgtGAAGAGTCTAACTAAAGTTGATAGAGTTGATGTCACATTGTTTTGTTATGCAGGATAGGTTAGAAAGAAAACGGGACCCTAACTATAATAATTGAGCTAAAGAGTGGGTA
This genomic interval carries:
- the WRKY5 gene encoding probable WRKY transcription factor 11, with amino-acid sequence MAVDLAAFPAFFDDQTAIEEAATAGLQSMNHLIHLLSKQHHHHHHHHSESPNNIDLNSSLLTDFTVSKFKRLISLLNRTGHARFRRGPSDSPNPVLNSLDPPQKTHFSKLNFSPVSKVPESRDSTTTSSFVSTVTGDGSVSNGKLDLSVYATPPANAGKPPLAMKSKCHDVSGFGCKVPNSKLCHCAKRRKSGMKKTVKVPAISSKIADIPSDEYSWRKYGQKPIKGSPYPRGYYRCSSVKGCPARKKVERARDDPAMLLVTYEGDHRHPHPTVTDGVSQKS
- the LOC101204143 gene encoding transmembrane protein 230, whose protein sequence is MAYVDHAFSITDEDIMMDSPFTVNNRPPIKEIALAVSLLVFGMIGIIVGAFMASNRVGGDRVHGVFFSLLGGLLFIPGFYYTRIAYYAYKGYKGFSFSNIPPV